Proteins co-encoded in one Cytobacillus sp. NJ13 genomic window:
- the hslU gene encoding HslU--HslV peptidase ATPase subunit has product MGKGTNLTPRQIVERLDQFIIGQKDAKKAVAVALRNRYRRSLLEEKLRDEVNPKNILMIGPTGVGKTEIARRMAKLVGAPFIKVEATKFTEVGYVGRDVESMVRDLVETSVRLVKEEKMASVKERAEESANRRILELLVPGAKKAANYKNPLEMLFGGGNDQQQDTYQTEDLNLQEKRKIVKEKLALGELENEVITVEVEEQQPSMFDMLQGSGMEQMGMNMQDALSSLMPKKRKKRKLTVREARKILTNEEAQKLIDMDEVGQEAVFRAEQSGIIFIDEIDKIASKNSGGSSADVSREGVQRDILPVVEGSTVVTKYGSVKTDHVLFIAAGAFHMAKPSDLIPELQGRFPIRVELTKLTVEDFYKILVEPDNALIKQYEALLVTEGIQIEFSDDAIRRIAQFAFEVNQNTDNIGARRLHTIMEKLLEDLSFEAPDITMEKITITPQYVEEKLGAISRNKDLSQFIL; this is encoded by the coding sequence ATGGGTAAAGGAACAAATTTAACTCCCCGCCAAATTGTTGAGCGTTTGGATCAGTTTATCATCGGTCAAAAAGATGCAAAAAAAGCAGTCGCTGTTGCACTTAGAAATCGCTATCGCCGCAGCTTGCTTGAAGAAAAATTGCGGGATGAAGTAAATCCTAAAAATATACTGATGATCGGCCCAACTGGAGTCGGAAAAACTGAAATTGCGCGCAGAATGGCTAAATTGGTCGGTGCCCCATTTATTAAAGTGGAGGCAACCAAATTCACGGAAGTCGGATATGTGGGAAGAGATGTTGAATCCATGGTCAGGGATCTTGTGGAAACATCCGTCCGATTGGTTAAAGAAGAGAAGATGGCCAGTGTAAAGGAAAGAGCAGAAGAAAGTGCCAACCGCCGCATCCTTGAACTGCTTGTGCCGGGTGCCAAAAAGGCAGCTAACTATAAAAATCCTCTCGAAATGCTATTTGGCGGAGGTAATGATCAGCAGCAGGATACGTATCAGACAGAAGATTTAAACCTCCAGGAAAAGCGCAAGATTGTAAAAGAGAAGCTTGCACTTGGCGAATTGGAAAATGAAGTTATTACCGTTGAAGTAGAGGAGCAGCAGCCTTCCATGTTTGACATGCTGCAGGGCTCAGGTATGGAGCAAATGGGCATGAATATGCAAGATGCTCTGAGCAGCCTTATGCCGAAAAAAAGGAAGAAAAGGAAACTGACTGTACGGGAAGCAAGAAAGATCTTAACAAATGAAGAAGCCCAAAAGCTGATTGATATGGACGAAGTCGGCCAGGAGGCTGTATTCCGTGCTGAACAGTCAGGAATTATTTTCATTGATGAAATCGATAAAATAGCCAGCAAAAACAGCGGGGGTTCTTCAGCTGATGTTTCAAGGGAAGGTGTACAAAGAGACATTTTGCCAGTGGTAGAAGGTTCAACAGTAGTAACCAAATACGGTTCTGTAAAGACAGACCATGTATTGTTTATTGCTGCCGGGGCATTCCACATGGCAAAGCCTTCCGACCTGATTCCTGAATTACAGGGACGTTTTCCGATCCGTGTGGAGCTTACGAAACTAACTGTTGAAGATTTCTACAAAATACTCGTTGAGCCCGATAATGCATTAATAAAACAATATGAAGCATTATTGGTAACTGAAGGTATACAAATTGAATTTTCTGACGATGCTATTCGTAGGATTGCTCAATTTGCTTTCGAAGTTAACCAAAATACAGATAATATCGGTGCTAGGCGTCTTCATACTATCATGGAAAAACTGCTTGAGGATTTATCGTTTGAAGCACCGGATATCACAATGGAAAAAATCACAATTACCCCTCAGTATGTTGAGGAGAAACTGGGAGCCATTTCCCGCAATAAGGATTTAAGCCAGTTTATCCTATGA
- the hslV gene encoding ATP-dependent protease subunit HslV, whose protein sequence is MSEFHATTIFAVHHNGECAMSGDGQVTFGNAVVMKHTARKVRKLFNGKVLAGFAGSVADAFTLFEMFEGKLEEYNGNLERAAVELAKEWRSDKVLRKLEAMLIVMNTDSLLLISGTGEVIEPDDGILAIGSGGNYALAAGRSLKRFAGEHLSAREIAKASLEMAAEICVYTNHNIIVEEL, encoded by the coding sequence ATGTCCGAATTTCATGCTACAACAATATTTGCTGTGCATCATAATGGAGAATGTGCAATGTCCGGCGACGGCCAGGTTACCTTTGGAAATGCAGTTGTGATGAAACACACTGCAAGAAAAGTCAGAAAGCTATTTAATGGTAAGGTGCTGGCCGGATTTGCGGGCTCAGTAGCCGATGCATTTACGTTATTCGAAATGTTTGAAGGAAAGCTTGAAGAGTATAATGGAAACCTTGAGAGAGCAGCTGTGGAGCTTGCAAAAGAGTGGAGAAGCGATAAGGTTTTGCGCAAGCTAGAAGCAATGCTTATCGTAATGAATACGGATAGTCTGCTGCTTATCTCCGGTACAGGTGAAGTTATTGAGCCGGATGATGGAATTCTGGCTATTGGATCAGGCGGCAACTATGCTCTTGCAGCTGGACGGTCTTTAAAGAGATTTGCAGGCGAACACTTGTCAGCAAGAGAAATTGCGAAGGCCTCACTTGAAATGGCTGCGGAAATATGTGTATATACAAACCACAACATCATTGTGGAAGAACTCTAA
- the xerC gene encoding tyrosine recombinase XerC, whose product MSENVNVSLKLFIEYLQIEKNYSQYTIEHYQHDISEFFMFMSEQAIADLTKVEYQDVRIFLTDLYNKKMSRKSVARKISSLRSFFKFLLREEKVAENPFALVSIPKAQKKLPEFFYEEEMKQLFDACEASTPLGQRNKALLELLYATGIRVSECSQIRLKDLDMYLSTVLVRGKGSKERYVPFGSFAQDALDTYINHGRKELLSNGNVQDNLFLNARGGPLTARGIRTILDKIIEKSSLSGKIHPHMLRHTFATHLMANGADMRTVQELLGHAFLSSTQVYTHVTNEYLKKTYMAHHPRA is encoded by the coding sequence ATGTCTGAAAATGTGAACGTTTCTTTAAAGTTGTTTATTGAATATTTACAAATTGAGAAAAATTATTCACAATATACAATTGAGCATTACCAGCATGATATTAGTGAATTTTTTATGTTCATGTCTGAACAAGCCATTGCAGATTTAACAAAAGTCGAGTATCAGGATGTCAGGATATTTCTTACTGATCTATACAATAAAAAGATGTCCCGTAAGTCTGTTGCCAGGAAAATATCAAGCTTAAGGAGCTTTTTTAAATTTTTGCTCAGAGAAGAGAAAGTGGCTGAAAATCCTTTTGCACTTGTTTCCATTCCGAAAGCGCAGAAAAAGCTGCCGGAATTTTTCTATGAGGAGGAAATGAAGCAGCTTTTCGATGCTTGTGAAGCAAGTACTCCTCTAGGGCAAAGAAATAAAGCACTTCTTGAACTATTGTATGCAACCGGCATCCGCGTCAGCGAGTGCAGCCAAATCCGCTTAAAAGACCTGGATATGTATTTATCAACGGTTCTTGTCCGCGGCAAGGGCAGTAAAGAGCGGTATGTCCCTTTCGGAAGTTTTGCCCAGGACGCACTTGACACATACATAAACCATGGACGTAAAGAATTGCTTTCTAATGGGAACGTGCAGGATAATTTGTTTCTGAATGCCCGAGGCGGTCCGCTTACAGCAAGGGGAATCAGGACTATACTGGATAAGATTATCGAGAAATCATCCTTATCAGGCAAAATCCATCCCCATATGCTTCGCCACACATTTGCGACGCATTTAATGGCAAATGGGGCTGATATGAGAACAGTTCAGGAATTACTTGGACACGCATTTCTATCTTCAACCCAGGTATATACACATGTTACGAATGAATACTTGAAAAAAACTTATATGGCCCATCATCCGCGGGCTTAG
- the trmFO gene encoding FADH(2)-oxidizing methylenetetrahydrofolate--tRNA-(uracil(54)-C(5))-methyltransferase TrmFO, with amino-acid sequence MRDTAVNVIGAGLAGSEAAWQLASRGIKVNLYEMRPVRQTPAHHTDKFAELVCSNSLRANTLTNAVGVLKEEMRKLNSVIIHSADSSAVPAGGALAVDRHDFAARVTEQVKNHPNVTVINEEVTDIPEGPTVIATGPLTSEALSGKLKDLSGEDYLYFYDAAAPILEKDSIDMNKVYLKSRYDKGEAAYLNCPMTEEEFDRFYEALTSAETVPLKEFEKEIFFEGCMPIEVMANRGKKTMLFGPMKPVGLEDPKTGKRPYAVVQLRQDDAAGTLYNIVGFQTHLKWGPQKEVIRLIPGLENAEIVRYGVMHRNTFINSPKVLRATYQFKNRDDLFFAGQMTGVEGYVESAASGLVAGINAARLVKGEDPIEFPHETAIGSMARYITTANPKSFQPMNANFGLFPELPEKIRGKKERNEKHAERALGTIQNFVKNL; translated from the coding sequence ATGAGAGATACAGCAGTAAATGTAATAGGAGCGGGATTAGCAGGCAGTGAGGCTGCGTGGCAGCTGGCCAGCAGGGGAATAAAAGTAAACCTCTATGAAATGAGGCCAGTAAGGCAGACTCCTGCCCATCACACAGATAAATTTGCAGAACTTGTCTGCAGCAACTCTCTGCGTGCAAATACTTTAACAAATGCAGTCGGGGTATTAAAAGAAGAAATGCGGAAGCTGAATTCTGTTATCATCCATTCAGCTGACAGCAGTGCCGTTCCTGCCGGGGGAGCATTGGCAGTTGACCGCCATGATTTTGCTGCTCGTGTAACGGAACAAGTCAAAAACCATCCGAATGTAACGGTAATTAACGAAGAAGTGACAGATATTCCGGAAGGGCCAACTGTGATCGCTACTGGACCGCTGACAAGTGAAGCCCTATCCGGAAAATTAAAAGATCTTTCCGGCGAAGATTATTTATATTTTTATGATGCGGCTGCTCCAATTTTAGAAAAAGACTCAATCGATATGAATAAAGTTTATTTGAAATCACGTTATGATAAGGGAGAAGCGGCATATTTGAATTGCCCTATGACAGAAGAAGAATTTGACCGTTTTTATGAGGCTCTTACCTCCGCAGAAACAGTTCCATTAAAGGAATTTGAAAAGGAAATCTTTTTCGAGGGCTGTATGCCAATAGAGGTGATGGCAAACAGGGGAAAGAAAACCATGCTTTTTGGGCCGATGAAGCCGGTAGGTTTAGAAGATCCGAAAACAGGAAAAAGGCCATATGCAGTTGTTCAGCTTCGACAGGATGATGCTGCCGGAACACTTTATAATATTGTAGGTTTTCAAACACATTTGAAATGGGGGCCGCAAAAAGAAGTAATCCGCTTGATTCCAGGTCTCGAAAATGCTGAAATAGTAAGGTATGGCGTTATGCACCGGAATACATTTATCAACTCTCCAAAAGTCCTGCGCGCAACATATCAGTTCAAGAACCGGGATGATTTATTCTTTGCAGGGCAAATGACAGGGGTTGAAGGGTATGTCGAATCTGCTGCCAGCGGACTTGTGGCAGGCATCAATGCTGCAAGGCTTGTTAAAGGAGAGGATCCTATAGAGTTTCCTCATGAGACTGCGATTGGAAGCATGGCACGTTATATTACTACCGCTAACCCGAAAAGTTTCCAGCCTATGAACGCTAATTTTGGTTTATTTCCTGAACTTCCTGAAAAAATCAGGGGGAAAAAAGAAAGAAATGAAAAACATGCGGAAAGAGCATTAGGAACAATTCAGAACTTTGTGAAAAATTTGTAA
- the topA gene encoding type I DNA topoisomerase, producing MSEFLVIVESPAKAKTIERYLGKKYKVKASMGHIRDLPKSQTGIDVENNFKPKYITIRGKGPVLKELKSAAKKAKKIYLAADPDREGEAIAWHLAHSLDMDVNSECRVVFNEITKDAIKESFKHPRPINMDLVDAQQARRMLDRLVGYNISPLLWKKVKKGLSAGRVQSVAVRLIIDREKEIKSFIPEEYWSIDGEFLKGKTAFDATFYGLENEKVELKSESDVQNILSKMEGNKFEVASVTKKERKRNPAAPFTTSSLQQEAARKLNFRAKKTMMLAQQLYEGIDLGKEGTVGLITYMRTDSTRISEIAQNEAADYIKNFYGEEFLQSEKKKEKKNSNAQDAHEAIRPTSTLRAPTSLKEYLSRDQLRLYRLVWERFVASQMAPAVMDTMSVDLKNGEVIFRATGSKVKFSGFMKVYVEGTDDQSEEKDNMLPDLKEGDEVLKKDIEPKQHFTQPPPRYTEARLVKTLEEQGIGRPSTFAPTLDTIQKRGYVALDNKRFVPTELGEIVHELMIEFFPEILDIEFTAKMEKDLDYVEEGKVYWVKIIDEFYGDFEKRLEKAEKEMQEVEIKDEPAGEDCEQCGNPMVFKMGRYGKFMACSNFPDCRNTKPIVKDIGVKCPKCKEGNIIERKSKKRRIFYGCDRFPECDFISWDKPLPRSCPKCDNLLVEKKLKKGVQVQCVECDYKEEKQS from the coding sequence ATGTCAGAGTTTCTTGTAATCGTTGAGTCACCTGCAAAGGCGAAAACGATTGAGCGTTATTTAGGGAAAAAATATAAAGTTAAAGCTTCTATGGGCCATATAAGGGATTTGCCTAAAAGCCAAACCGGAATAGATGTTGAAAACAACTTTAAACCAAAGTACATAACCATTCGTGGGAAGGGTCCAGTTTTAAAGGAACTTAAGTCTGCGGCCAAAAAGGCTAAGAAGATTTACCTCGCGGCTGACCCGGATCGTGAAGGTGAGGCTATTGCATGGCATTTGGCACATAGCTTAGATATGGATGTGAATTCTGAATGCCGTGTTGTTTTTAACGAGATTACAAAGGATGCAATAAAAGAATCTTTTAAACATCCACGACCAATTAATATGGATTTGGTAGACGCACAGCAAGCAAGAAGGATGCTGGATAGACTTGTTGGTTATAACATTAGCCCGTTACTATGGAAGAAAGTGAAAAAAGGCTTAAGTGCAGGCCGGGTACAATCAGTTGCGGTACGGTTAATAATTGACCGAGAGAAAGAAATCAAGAGCTTTATACCAGAGGAGTACTGGTCTATTGATGGTGAGTTCTTGAAAGGAAAAACAGCGTTTGATGCCACTTTCTATGGTTTGGAAAATGAAAAGGTTGAATTGAAATCTGAAAGTGATGTACAGAATATCTTAAGCAAGATGGAAGGCAATAAATTCGAAGTTGCTTCGGTTACAAAGAAAGAACGAAAGCGGAACCCTGCGGCCCCCTTTACGACTTCCTCACTCCAGCAGGAAGCTGCAAGAAAATTGAATTTCCGTGCCAAGAAAACGATGATGCTTGCCCAGCAGCTTTATGAAGGTATAGATTTGGGCAAAGAGGGTACTGTCGGTTTAATTACTTATATGAGAACCGATTCAACTCGAATATCTGAAATTGCTCAAAATGAAGCAGCTGATTATATAAAGAACTTTTACGGCGAAGAATTTTTGCAGAGTGAAAAGAAAAAAGAAAAGAAAAACAGCAATGCCCAGGATGCTCACGAAGCTATTCGTCCTACAAGTACTTTAAGAGCACCAACAAGTTTAAAGGAATACTTATCTCGTGACCAGCTAAGGCTATATAGGCTTGTTTGGGAGCGTTTCGTTGCAAGCCAGATGGCGCCTGCAGTAATGGATACTATGAGTGTTGATCTTAAAAACGGTGAGGTTATATTCAGGGCTACTGGCTCTAAAGTGAAATTTTCTGGTTTTATGAAGGTTTATGTTGAGGGAACGGATGACCAGTCAGAAGAAAAGGATAATATGCTTCCTGACCTTAAAGAAGGAGACGAGGTTCTTAAGAAGGATATTGAACCCAAGCAGCACTTTACCCAGCCTCCTCCAAGATATACCGAGGCAAGACTTGTTAAAACGCTTGAAGAACAAGGAATTGGCCGTCCATCGACTTTTGCTCCGACTCTGGATACCATCCAAAAACGGGGTTACGTCGCCTTAGACAACAAACGTTTTGTTCCAACAGAGCTTGGTGAAATCGTTCATGAGTTGATGATAGAATTTTTCCCGGAAATCCTAGATATAGAATTCACCGCGAAAATGGAAAAAGACCTGGACTATGTGGAAGAAGGCAAAGTGTATTGGGTGAAAATCATTGATGAATTTTACGGAGACTTTGAAAAGCGGCTAGAGAAAGCAGAAAAAGAAATGCAGGAAGTTGAAATTAAGGATGAACCTGCAGGTGAAGATTGTGAGCAATGCGGAAATCCAATGGTGTTCAAGATGGGGCGCTATGGAAAATTCATGGCATGCAGTAATTTCCCTGACTGCCGCAATACAAAACCGATTGTAAAGGATATAGGTGTGAAGTGTCCGAAGTGCAAAGAAGGAAATATAATAGAAAGAAAAAGCAAAAAACGCCGGATCTTCTACGGCTGTGATAGATTCCCTGAATGTGACTTTATTTCATGGGATAAGCCCCTGCCAAGAAGCTGTCCAAAATGTGATAACCTTCTAGTTGAGAAAAAACTCAAAAAAGGTGTCCAGGTTCAGTGTGTTGAATGCGACTATAAGGAAGAAAAGCAAAGTTAA
- the dprA gene encoding DNA-processing protein DprA yields MNEFNMRLTHLHHCRGMSWKMIYYILKKDPQLKCMYNDSTRRMMPRIFTTQDCPSNVLQDLHSDQIQEQIRQYSPNGIRTITIFDEEYPRLLKETYQPPWVIYARGDIGLLNSGSHLAVVGSRQATEYGEKAIQYMFPKLIEKGVIIVSGLAAGIDAIAHKEAIKNKGKTIGVIAGGLFHIYPQANQKLAYEMMKNQLVISEYPPDTRPSRWQFPMRNRIISGISRGTLIIQAKSKSGSLITANYAVQEGRDVFAVPGNIFSPFSGGTNELIQQGAKLVKSAEDILEEFLY; encoded by the coding sequence ATGAATGAATTTAATATGAGGCTCACCCATCTCCATCATTGCAGAGGAATGAGCTGGAAGATGATTTATTACATTCTGAAGAAAGATCCCCAATTAAAATGTATGTATAATGATTCAACCCGCCGAATGATGCCCCGCATATTCACCACTCAAGATTGTCCTTCAAATGTACTCCAAGATCTTCATTCCGATCAAATCCAGGAACAAATCCGCCAATACTCACCAAATGGCATTAGAACCATTACTATTTTTGATGAGGAATATCCAAGGCTATTAAAAGAAACGTACCAGCCGCCATGGGTTATTTATGCGAGAGGTGATATCGGTCTTCTGAATAGCGGATCTCACCTGGCCGTTGTCGGATCCAGACAGGCAACAGAGTATGGAGAAAAAGCCATTCAATACATGTTTCCCAAGCTTATTGAAAAAGGGGTTATTATTGTAAGCGGGCTGGCGGCTGGCATTGATGCCATTGCGCATAAGGAAGCAATCAAAAATAAAGGGAAAACAATTGGTGTCATAGCTGGCGGTCTGTTCCATATTTATCCCCAGGCTAATCAAAAGCTGGCATATGAAATGATGAAAAATCAGCTGGTTATTTCTGAATATCCGCCAGACACAAGACCCTCAAGATGGCAGTTTCCAATGAGGAACCGAATTATCAGCGGCATTAGCAGAGGCACACTGATAATCCAGGCAAAAAGCAAAAGCGGCTCCCTTATCACAGCTAATTATGCGGTTCAAGAAGGAAGAGATGTCTTTGCAGTCCCTGGAAATATATTTAGCCCGTTTTCAGGGGGAACCAATGAATTAATTCAGCAAGGCGCCAAACTGGTAAAATCAGCTGAAGATATTTTAGAAGAATTTCTTTACTGA
- the sucD gene encoding succinate--CoA ligase subunit alpha: MSVFINKDTKVIVQGITGSTALFHTKQMLEYGTQIVGGVTPGKGGTEVEGVPVFNTVEEAVKATGANASVIYVPAPFAADAILEAVDAELDLAICITEHIPVLDMVKVKRYMEGKKTRLVGPNCPGVITPDECKIGIMPGYIHTKGHVGVVSRSGTLTYEAVHQLSQAGIGQSTAVGIGGDPVNGTNFIDVLKAFNEDPDTYAVIMIGEIGGTAEEEAAEWVKANMTKPVVGFIGGRTAPPGKRMGHAGAIISGGKGTADEKIRVMNECGIQVADTPSVMGETLIKVLKEKGLYDQCKTH; this comes from the coding sequence GTGAGCGTATTTATTAATAAAGATACTAAAGTTATAGTTCAAGGGATTACTGGTTCAACAGCCCTTTTCCATACTAAGCAAATGCTTGAATACGGAACGCAAATTGTCGGCGGTGTTACTCCGGGTAAAGGCGGTACTGAAGTAGAAGGTGTTCCTGTCTTCAATACTGTGGAGGAAGCAGTTAAGGCGACAGGCGCAAACGCCTCAGTTATCTATGTTCCAGCTCCATTTGCTGCAGATGCTATTCTTGAGGCCGTAGATGCAGAATTGGATCTTGCCATTTGTATCACTGAGCATATTCCCGTATTGGATATGGTTAAAGTTAAGCGTTATATGGAAGGCAAGAAGACTCGCCTTGTAGGTCCTAACTGCCCTGGTGTTATTACTCCTGATGAGTGTAAGATCGGCATTATGCCTGGATACATCCATACTAAAGGTCATGTTGGGGTTGTTTCCCGTTCTGGAACATTGACTTATGAAGCAGTACACCAGCTGTCACAAGCTGGAATCGGCCAGTCTACTGCTGTTGGAATCGGCGGAGACCCGGTTAACGGAACAAACTTCATCGATGTATTAAAAGCATTTAATGAAGATCCAGATACTTATGCTGTAATCATGATTGGTGAAATCGGCGGAACAGCTGAAGAAGAAGCTGCAGAGTGGGTTAAAGCGAATATGACTAAGCCAGTTGTAGGCTTCATCGGCGGACGCACTGCACCTCCTGGAAAGCGTATGGGCCATGCCGGCGCAATTATTTCAGGAGGCAAAGGAACAGCTGATGAAAAAATCCGTGTTATGAATGAATGCGGTATTCAAGTAGCGGACACTCCATCCGTAATGGGTGAAACCCTGATAAAGGTTTTAAAAGAAAAAGGCCTTTATGATCAGTGTAAAACTCATTAA
- the sucC gene encoding ADP-forming succinate--CoA ligase subunit beta, translated as MNIHEYQGKEVLRQYGVAVPNGKVAFTVEEAVEAAKELGTEVCVVKAQIHAGGRGKAGGVKVAKNLEEVRTYAGEILGKTLVTHQTGPEGKEVKRLLIEEGCDIKKEYYVGLVLDRATSRVVLMASEEGGTEIEEVAEQTPEKIFKEEIDPVLGLTAFQARRIAFNINIPSKLVGQAVKFMMGLYRAYIEKDCSIAEINPLVVTGDGKVMALDAKLNFDSNALYRQKDIMALRDLEEEDAKEIEASKYDLSYISLDGNIGCMVNGAGLAMATMDIVKHYGGDPANFLDVGGGATAEKVTEAFKIILSDKNVKGIFVNIFGGIMKCDVIATGVVEAAKQVGLTVPLVVRLEGTNVELGKKILAESDIDIIAAESMADGAQKIVSLVG; from the coding sequence ATGAATATACATGAGTATCAAGGTAAAGAAGTCCTCAGACAATACGGGGTGGCAGTTCCGAACGGAAAAGTGGCATTTACAGTAGAAGAAGCTGTTGAAGCTGCTAAAGAACTTGGCACTGAGGTATGTGTGGTTAAAGCACAAATCCACGCCGGAGGACGCGGTAAAGCTGGCGGTGTAAAAGTTGCCAAAAATCTTGAAGAAGTTCGTACATATGCAGGTGAAATCCTGGGGAAAACACTTGTTACACATCAAACAGGCCCGGAAGGCAAGGAAGTAAAGCGTTTACTGATTGAAGAGGGCTGTGACATTAAGAAGGAATATTATGTTGGTCTAGTATTGGATCGCGCAACATCACGGGTAGTTTTAATGGCTTCTGAAGAGGGCGGCACAGAAATCGAAGAAGTGGCTGAACAGACGCCTGAAAAGATCTTCAAGGAAGAAATCGATCCTGTACTTGGTTTAACAGCATTCCAGGCGCGCAGAATCGCTTTTAATATCAACATCCCATCAAAGCTTGTCGGACAAGCTGTTAAATTCATGATGGGCTTATACAGAGCTTATATAGAAAAAGATTGCTCCATCGCTGAAATCAATCCATTAGTAGTAACTGGTGACGGCAAAGTAATGGCTCTGGATGCAAAGCTGAACTTTGATTCAAATGCTCTTTACCGTCAAAAAGACATCATGGCTCTTCGTGACCTTGAAGAAGAGGATGCAAAGGAAATCGAAGCATCAAAATATGACCTGAGCTATATTTCCCTTGATGGAAACATCGGCTGCATGGTTAACGGTGCAGGATTGGCGATGGCTACTATGGATATCGTTAAGCACTATGGCGGAGACCCGGCCAACTTCCTTGATGTTGGGGGCGGAGCAACCGCTGAGAAGGTTACTGAAGCTTTCAAAATCATCCTTTCTGATAAAAACGTAAAAGGTATTTTTGTTAATATTTTTGGCGGAATCATGAAGTGTGACGTCATCGCCACTGGTGTAGTGGAAGCAGCGAAGCAAGTAGGCTTGACTGTGCCTTTAGTTGTACGTTTGGAAGGTACGAATGTTGAATTGGGCAAGAAGATCCTTGCTGAATCCGATATCGATATCATCGCAGCTGAATCAATGGCTGACGGCGCACAAAAAATCGTTTCTTTAGTAGGCTAA
- a CDS encoding EscU/YscU/HrcU family type III secretion system export apparatus switch protein has translation MKKDHERHRKEAVALTYDPESQGAPKISAKGKGLVAENILAKAKEHDIPVQEDPALMELLGKLNINEGIPEELYQAVAEVFAFIYRTDQEAGKREHMK, from the coding sequence ATGAAAAAAGATCATGAAAGACACAGGAAAGAAGCGGTAGCATTAACCTATGATCCTGAAAGTCAGGGAGCACCAAAGATATCTGCAAAGGGGAAGGGCCTGGTTGCTGAAAATATCCTTGCGAAGGCTAAGGAACATGATATTCCGGTTCAGGAAGATCCTGCTCTTATGGAGCTTCTTGGCAAGCTTAACATCAATGAGGGAATACCGGAAGAACTATATCAGGCTGTTGCTGAGGTGTTTGCTTTTATCTACAGGACTGATCAGGAAGCTGGGAAGAGGGAACATATGAAATAA
- a CDS encoding ribonuclease HII: MEKLTIRQIEEKIKTIKLEDDPFLHSIKHDDRKGVQQLLAKWHFRKLQQKKIFEKHKEMTQYEVRYRSQGFQFIAGIDEVGRGPLAGPVVAAAVILPEDFFLPGLDDSKKVSENKREEFFEIIKAKAVAVSVGIIESEEIDRINIFEASKKAMLSAIEGLNPKPDFLLVDAVKLLTPYPMEAIIKGDGKSISIAAASIIAKVTRDRMMAEIGTEFPQYGFEKNMGYGTKEHLEAIILHGISRYHRKSFAPIKDRISEIE; encoded by the coding sequence GTGGAAAAGTTAACCATTCGCCAAATAGAAGAAAAGATCAAAACAATTAAGTTAGAGGATGACCCTTTCCTTCACTCGATAAAACATGATGACAGAAAAGGCGTACAGCAGCTTTTAGCAAAATGGCATTTCCGAAAGCTGCAGCAAAAGAAGATATTTGAAAAGCATAAAGAAATGACCCAGTATGAAGTTCGGTACAGGAGCCAGGGTTTTCAGTTTATTGCCGGAATTGATGAAGTAGGCAGGGGGCCTCTTGCAGGGCCAGTGGTAGCTGCAGCAGTTATTTTGCCTGAAGACTTTTTCCTGCCGGGTTTAGATGATTCAAAAAAGGTGTCTGAGAACAAAAGAGAAGAGTTTTTTGAGATAATTAAGGCTAAGGCTGTGGCAGTCAGCGTTGGAATCATTGAGTCTGAAGAAATCGACCGCATCAATATATTTGAAGCATCAAAAAAGGCAATGTTATCAGCAATTGAAGGGCTGAACCCAAAACCAGACTTCCTGCTTGTAGATGCCGTAAAACTTTTAACACCATACCCAATGGAAGCAATCATTAAGGGAGATGGCAAAAGCATATCGATTGCTGCAGCTTCTATCATAGCTAAAGTCACGAGAGACAGAATGATGGCTGAAATAGGTACAGAATTTCCCCAGTATGGATTCGAGAAAAATATGGGCTATGGGACGAAGGAGCATCTTGAAGCCATCATACTTCATGGAATTTCTCGTTATCATCGAAAGAGCTTTGCGCCAATAAAAGATCGTATTAGTGAAATAGAATAG